The genomic stretch ATCGCGAATGGTAGCCGGATGGGTAATCTCATTCAGTTGCTCCAAGAGCTGTTTATCCTGAAATACCCGACTGGCTATGAATTTCCGATTCAATGTGCCATCAGGCAGATAGGCATCCTCACCCAGCAAAGCTTTTATCTGGCGGATGATTTCCGGATCGCTGTGCATCAATCTGCGGGCAGCTTCATCGGCATAGTAAACAGGAATTCCCAGCAGCTCAAAGATGCGGGCAACTGTGGTTTTTCCGGAACCAATACCGCCTGTGATACCCACCTTTAGCATCGGCAGATGCAATGAGTTTGTTTTTCGTCGGGCATGACGCAATCAGGTAAACAACAACAACGGCTATATGCCCAACCGATGATATTTATTTCTGTGCCGCACCGCTGCGTTTCTGCATCTCCTGGGTGTATTCCATGGAAACAGCCGAACGCTCAATGGTCATGTACGTGCTGGGGGCAATTTCAATCTGCAGGGTATTATCGTCGTTAATTTTATTGACCCGCCCATGAATGCCCGCAATGGTTACAACCTTATCACCAACCTTAATACTATCGCTGAATTGTTTTTGTAGTTTGGCTTTTTTTGCTTGAGGCCTGATTAAAAACAGCCACATGACCAGGATAATGGCCAGCATGAAAATCAGGCTAAACGAGGGATTGGCTTGTCCGTTTTGTCCTACCATGAGGAATGTAGCTACGAATGGCATGTGCATAAAAGTTTTAGAGATGAAAAATAATTGGCTATGGTTGAATGATACGTGCTTTTAGATACAGTGATTGCTTTGCGGGAAGAGCATTGCTGACAATGGTTATTTGTTTGGTTTGTTCCCCTGTCTGGCCGGCAGAATGATAGTGTATGACGATATGTCCCTGCTGACCGGGATGAACAGGCACGGAGGGAACATCTGCAACAGTGCAGCCGCATGACGGAATCACCTGCTGAATCTGCAGATCCGCATTGCCTGTGTTTTTGAAAGTAAAGGTATATGTCACGTCAGCACCTTCTTTTATTGTTCCGAGATCTGCCAAGGTATCTTGCCAGGAAATTTTAGCCTGGCCCAGCTGTTGATTTTCTGCCTGCGGAGTACCGGCTGGTGAACCACAGGCCATCCACATACCTGTAAATCCCACCATCAGCATTCGGATATACGCATGCATGTGCGCAAAAGTATAAAATT from Thermoflavifilum aggregans encodes the following:
- the yajC gene encoding preprotein translocase subunit YajC translates to MPFVATFLMVGQNGQANPSFSLIFMLAIILVMWLFLIRPQAKKAKLQKQFSDSIKVGDKVVTIAGIHGRVNKINDDNTLQIEIAPSTYMTIERSAVSMEYTQEMQKRSGAAQK
- a CDS encoding DUF1573 domain-containing protein, whose product is MHAYIRMLMVGFTGMWMACGSPAGTPQAENQQLGQAKISWQDTLADLGTIKEGADVTYTFTFKNTGNADLQIQQVIPSCGCTVADVPSVPVHPGQQGHIVIHYHSAGQTGEQTKQITIVSNALPAKQSLYLKARIIQP